The DNA window GcaattcataatattaataaatgtttaaaatatcatttaaaaagaatcaaattaataccaaacatataaaataatggAATTCTAAACAAGTCAGGCATTATCAGTTAAgtttaaatatgattttgttGGAAAGGGTAAAATATCATCGGAAAAGATGATAAgttaataaaaacaaagaatGAGGTGTactatattcttttaaaaaattcaaccaCCTTATTGTTGGCACAATTTTCAGAAATGATTAATATTCACACTGAAAAAGAGAAACATACTGAATTTATTTATGGTGATTATGTTCATATATATGCCACACTTTGTGTGTGATAGTGAAAGGTTAGACCTTGAGTTTATTGTAAATTGGTGACTATCCAAAATTCTCAACATCAAAACACTAAAACTGCCAGAGTCAGCCaaattttatgaaatcaaaatgGTTGGAAACTCATATTCCAATTGCATTACAATATGAAATCATCCAAATGatgaacaatattttattaaataaaaaaaaaaaaacagggtTCCAAAGCATTGATAATCCATATTAATGGGGAATGTTATTGCAGTCTAGAAAGGAAATTAAAACTTGACTGGGAAATTAAAACTTAACTAGGGAATTAAAAACTTGACAGATATGTTTGAATTTCTTAATTTGGAGGTGGGAAGAAGATAGCTTCAGCAGCTCTCTTTTTGCGAAACTCCTGCTCAAGAGCTGAATCCACATTCAATGAAGCCTGAATCACCTCGGAACTTAGTGCCTTCCATGTCCCAATACTTCCTGCCAAATGAGTAAATATAGGACTGCAAGAACAACAACACACCAAGTTCATATCAGTAAAAACAACTTTCATAACATTTTTAAacagatagttaattaattatatattacctTGGTGTTGAGATGATGGAGAACCATTCTAACCCATCTGCATCAGCAATTTTCGAGACCACGAAGAACCTAGGCACAATAAACAAGTTTCCAGCTTTGACAGTTGTTTCCAATACCCTTTTCCCGTCTACTCCCACAACCTGAGCCCGACCACTTCCCCTGACAATATAGGTCACCTGATAGGCTGAGTCGCACGAGAACCCCGGCGAACACATAGCACCACCGTCTAACCTCACCAGATCAGCCCCGAGTCCAACCTCACCCACCAATGGAAGGTTCTTAGGTGTCAAAACAACCACCCTTCCTCCATTTTTTATGTCAACATCTAAAGGAGCTTCCTCACAGTTGAGTGCCATTCCTTCGCGATGGTCAGCCTTTGGCTCGGGCATCTTGGAACTTGCATCAACCTTGATTATGCCACAACCCTGTTGTTTGCTTACAAGGTTCTTGACAACATCCTCTGGCAAGTCCCAAGCTCTGCTCACAAACTCTGTTGAGAAGCCTGTGAAGATGCCGTTTGTGCCTGCTAGGAAGAAATCTGTGAAAGAACCGGCTTTGTGGGCTTTTGAGGTTTCACCCAAGAAGAGGACTACAAGCTCTGCGTCTTCCTTGTTGTACCACCAGGTAACACATCCAAAAGGAATAGCTAGGGCATCACCCTTCTTGATCGCTACtaatttctcttctttctctggCATTACAATCCCAGCAACACCAGCACCTATAATGGTAACCATCGTCGAGTGTTAGAAATAGAAAACATAATTTCAATGAAGGGGTTTTGTTTCGAACAGAATCAATTAAGTTCTTTTCTCATGATTTGATCACCTGGAAATTAAGAACTCAAGAACACCCATTGCAGCTACAAAAGAATCTATTGTCACTGTTCATTATTTACATCCAATTTTTCTTATGTACACCTAATCTATCATTTTCCCACTGTTTCTGAATAGTCAACCGCACAACaaccaatataaaataataataaggatgACACCTGAAGATCCTAGAATATAACACGATCTCTTAATGAGAACGAGATTCAAGCCAACTACAGATCCAGATTTCATTTGTGATTAGGGTAAACATTGAATGATTATCTCTGCCAAATGAAAgattaataaaagaaagaacTAATCAAATTCAGTTCCAAGTTGTAGCATCCGATCTGCCGCTATAACAGCAAATCAAATTCAGTAAATCAAATCG is part of the Impatiens glandulifera chromosome 1, dImpGla2.1, whole genome shotgun sequence genome and encodes:
- the LOC124919655 gene encoding 11S globulin seed storage protein 2-like, which codes for MDIDLHPKLAKKVYGGEGNGGTYYAWCPDELPMLKNANIGAGKLALEKNGLALPRYSDSAKVAYVLQGAGVAGIVMPEKEEKLVAIKKGDALAIPFGCVTWWYNKEDAELVVLFLGETSKAHKAGSFTDFFLAGTNGIFTGFSTEFVSRAWDLPEDVVKNLVSKQQGCGIIKVDASSKMPEPKADHREGMALNCEEAPLDVDIKNGGRVVVLTPKNLPLVGEVGLGADLVRLDGGAMCSPGFSCDSAYQVTYIVRGSGRAQVVGVDGKRVLETTVKAGNLFIVPRFFVVSKIADADGLEWFSIISTPSPIFTHLAGSIGTWKALSSEVIQASLNVDSALEQEFRKKRAAEAIFFPPPN